One part of the Deltaproteobacteria bacterium genome encodes these proteins:
- a CDS encoding cytochrome c: MRILGVLCALAVIAVFASESVAADQGEAKFQAMCASCHGKAGVGTTMAPALVKNEFVKTSKPEDITKVILEGRTGKDKKYPKMPMAMPAQKGKLKDDETKALVDYLKKLSPEDAAAKPAAAKPAAAKPATKPAAKPAAKPTTTK; encoded by the coding sequence ATGAGAATTCTTGGAGTGTTGTGTGCTTTGGCAGTGATAGCGGTTTTTGCGTCGGAGTCGGTTGCAGCGGACCAGGGCGAGGCGAAGTTCCAGGCAATGTGCGCTTCGTGCCACGGTAAGGCTGGTGTAGGAACTACGATGGCCCCTGCCCTTGTCAAAAACGAATTTGTAAAGACAAGTAAGCCCGAGGACATAACGAAGGTTATACTCGAGGGCCGCACTGGGAAGGACAAGAAGTACCCGAAGATGCCCATGGCCATGCCCGCACAGAAGGGCAAGTTGAAGGACGACGAGACAAAGGCCCTGGTCGATTATCTAAAGAAACTTTCTCCTGAAGATGCTGCGGCAAAACCGGCAGCAGCCAAACCCGCGGCGGCAAAGCCTGCGACCAAGCCGGCAGCTAAACCGGCGGCCAAACCAACAACAACCAAATAG
- a CDS encoding ankyrin repeat domain-containing protein has product MKMVFVLCVAVVCALFLSGLESKQLGGAPGEAAGAAVQRIDNEARIAGDVSASSTNGAALRGAALNGNLAEARRLIGSGVNIDEKDGIGNTALHLAASAGNAAIVRVLLDAGAKVDAQNNSLMTPLHMAVRHPDKEKHEAAYVLMARGANVDAKNIQGNAPVDMVDERVDKELFDYMKRISKKKPVTPESTAALYAKECASCHGVTGEGGAKGPPLKGTDFMLKNGVDEVAYVILYGRGVVYKKYGNIDGAMPGFERLGSEEVWAIAWHVKAFGGAIPLGGSVVVEEDNSSEEDSGEEGDGGDEESDGEEEGD; this is encoded by the coding sequence ATGAAAATGGTTTTTGTGCTTTGTGTTGCGGTTGTTTGCGCGCTGTTTCTTTCGGGTTTGGAGAGTAAGCAGCTTGGAGGCGCGCCAGGTGAGGCTGCCGGGGCGGCCGTGCAGCGTATCGATAACGAAGCGCGCATTGCTGGCGATGTTTCTGCATCCTCGACAAACGGTGCTGCGCTTCGAGGCGCTGCGCTTAACGGAAACCTGGCCGAGGCAAGGCGGCTTATCGGTTCGGGCGTTAATATAGACGAGAAGGACGGTATCGGCAATACGGCCCTGCACCTTGCCGCGAGTGCCGGCAATGCCGCCATAGTCCGCGTTCTCCTGGATGCGGGCGCCAAGGTGGATGCGCAAAATAACAGCCTCATGACGCCGCTGCATATGGCCGTACGGCATCCGGATAAGGAAAAGCACGAGGCAGCCTACGTGCTCATGGCTCGCGGCGCTAACGTGGATGCGAAAAACATCCAGGGGAACGCGCCCGTGGACATGGTAGATGAGCGGGTCGATAAGGAGCTCTTCGATTATATGAAACGTATCTCCAAGAAAAAGCCCGTTACCCCGGAGTCTACGGCGGCGTTGTATGCGAAGGAATGCGCCTCGTGTCACGGTGTGACAGGCGAGGGCGGGGCCAAGGGTCCGCCTCTTAAGGGCACGGACTTCATGCTGAAAAACGGTGTTGACGAAGTAGCATACGTGATACTTTACGGGCGCGGCGTGGTTTACAAAAAGTATGGCAATATCGACGGCGCTATGCCAGGGTTCGAGAGGCTCGGCAGCGAGGAGGTATGGGCCATTGCCTGGCATGTCAAGGCATTTGGCGGCGCCATCCCGCTTGGCGGCAGCGTTGTCGTGGAAGAAGATAATTCTTCCGAGGAAGACTCCGGCGAAGAAGGCGACGGCGGCGATGAAGAGTCGGACGGCGAAGAAGAAGGCGATTAG
- a CDS encoding DUF4846 domain-containing protein, with translation MGRFIRHVVWMVASFVFLCCVSVVFAAGPSKVSEIPVPDGFELVAHDKGSFGEFLSSLPLKKNGTPVYLHNGKKKRNQDAHYAVVDLKIGKNDLEQCADAVMRLRADYLYSSGRKNDIAFRYTSGHLVKYSDWAKGIRPVVSGNKVTFTKSASPASDEGNYRAYLDSIYTYAGSFSLSKELKPVTDINDIRAGDVFIQGGFPGHAVIVVAIAVNKKNGKKLFMLAQSYMPAQEIHVLKNNEDARLSPWYDTAFGETLYTPEWTFKKGDLKRF, from the coding sequence ATGGGAAGATTTATTCGACATGTTGTTTGGATGGTGGCCTCCTTTGTTTTCCTGTGTTGCGTCTCCGTTGTCTTTGCCGCAGGGCCTTCCAAGGTCTCCGAGATACCCGTGCCAGACGGGTTCGAGCTTGTAGCCCATGACAAGGGAAGTTTTGGCGAGTTTTTATCGAGCCTGCCTCTTAAGAAAAACGGAACGCCCGTATATCTCCATAACGGAAAAAAGAAAAGAAATCAGGACGCGCACTATGCTGTCGTTGATCTGAAGATCGGCAAAAACGACCTTGAGCAGTGCGCCGATGCGGTGATGCGGCTACGCGCCGATTACCTCTATTCTTCGGGCAGGAAAAACGACATAGCTTTTCGTTACACATCAGGGCATCTTGTAAAGTACTCGGACTGGGCCAAAGGCATAAGGCCGGTTGTAAGCGGCAATAAGGTGACCTTTACTAAGTCCGCTTCTCCTGCCTCTGACGAAGGTAACTACAGGGCGTACCTTGACAGCATCTATACATACGCCGGAAGTTTTTCCCTTTCAAAGGAGCTTAAGCCTGTCACCGATATAAATGATATTCGCGCAGGGGACGTGTTCATACAGGGCGGTTTTCCCGGGCACGCGGTGATAGTCGTGGCAATTGCGGTTAACAAAAAAAACGGCAAAAAGCTATTCATGCTCGCGCAAAGCTACATGCCCGCGCAGGAGATACACGTGCTGAAAAACAATGAGGACGCGCGCCTAAGTCCGTGGTATGATACAGCTTTCGGGGAAACTCTTTATACTCCCGAATGGACATTCAAGAAGGGCGATCTGAAGAGGTTTTAG